From the genome of Chelonia mydas isolate rCheMyd1 chromosome 2, rCheMyd1.pri.v2, whole genome shotgun sequence, one region includes:
- the LOC102934019 gene encoding elastase-1-like: MIHYLILLSCLGAISGSPLNYAVHNDMLMERVIGGQEAVRNSWKWQVSLQISDANYPEYFSHICGGTLIHPSWVMTAAHCIQMPIGATYRVALGEHNLFELDGTEYFVGVNKIFIHEDWNPYDIANGNDIALLYLSTPAYANGFVEVAMLPSEGDILPNDYPCYITGWGLASAGGSIPARLQEAILPVVDHAICSQNHWWGSQAKENMVCAGGDGVRAGCSGDSGGPLQCNRYGFWQIHGIVSFGIVPYCNTYQKPTVFTRVSAYINWIYNIIENNGGY, encoded by the exons atgattcacTATTTGATCCTTCTTAGTTGCCTGG GGGCAATTTCTGGAAGCCCTCTGAACTATGCGGTTCACAATGATATGCTAATGGAGCGAGTAATTGGAGGACAGGAGGCTGTACGAAACAGCTGGAAGTGGCAG GTGTCCCTCCAAATATCCGATGCAAATTATCCTGAATATTTTTCTCATATCTGTGGTGGCACCCTTATTCATCCCAGCTGGGTCATGACTGCTGCCCACTGCATTCaaat GCCAATAGGAGCAACTTACCGAGTGGCTCTGGGCGAGCACAATCTCTTTGAGTTGGATGGCACTGAATATTTTGTTGGTGTgaacaaaatatttattcatgAAGACTGGAACCCCTATGATATTGCAAATGG AAATGACATTGCCCTGCTGTATCTCTCTACACCTGCCTATGCTAATGGCTTTGTTGAGGTAGCCATGCTTCCGTCTGAAGGAGACATTTTGCCTAATGATTATCCATGTTATATTACTGGATGGGGACTGGCTAGTG CTGGTGGCAGCATTCCTGCTAGACTTCAAGAAGCGATACTCCCAGTGGTTGACCATGCCATCTGCTCTCAGAATCACTGGTGGGGCTCTCAAGCAAAGGAGAACATGGTGTGTGCTGGTGGAGATGGCGTGAGGGCCGGGTGCAGT GGCGATTCAGGGGGCCCTTTGCAGTGTAACAGGTATGGTTTCTGGCAAATTCATGGGATTGTTAGTTTTGGGATTGTCCCCTACTGCAACACCTATCAGAAGCCTACAGTCTTCACACGGGTATCTGCGTACATCAACTGGATCTACAAT ATTATAGAGAATAATGGTGGATATTAA